The sequence GTCCGGACCCTACCAGTCACGCGCCGACGAGAAGGACCTCGTAGGTCGGGCTGGTGGGCGGGTAACCGCTGAAGATGTGGGAGTTGACGACGGCGAGCCGGTCGCCGATCTTCGCCGCCGAAACCGGCTGGTCGAACCGCGGATCGGTGATCGTCCCGGCCGCGGTGCCGTGGCTCAGGTCGCCGTCGAGGCACCACCGGCTGATCGTGTCGTCGAGCTGCACCGCCCAGAGCCGGCGGCCTTCCAGCACGAGACTGGCGACGCTCGGCGCGTTCACCCCCGCGATCTCCGCGCTGACCCCGGTGACCGGGTCGATCCGGTACACCTTGCCGGGCGTCGTGGCGGCCACGAGCAGGGTGTCGCCGGACGGCGTGGCGATGATGTCGTTCATGAAGAAGGTGTCGGGGGAGCCGCCCGCCCCTGGTCCGCTCAGCTGGAGGGTGCGCGGCGTGCCGAGCACGCCGGACACGTTCGGCACGAAGAACAGCTGCGGGTGGTAGGAGTCGGTGAACCAGGCGCCGTACGGGGTCACGGCCACGTCGTTGACGTAGGACGTCTGCGGGTCGCCGAAGGTGAAGTCCGCGACCTTCGCCTTGGTGCGCACGTTGTAGACGTAGGCCTTGCCGCCCTTCCCTCCGGCGACGAACAGCAGGTCGTGCCGCCGGTCCAGGTCCACCCCGGCCGCCATCGCCCCGGGTGGCGCCTCGATGAAGCGCTCGGCGGTGCCGCGCTTGACGTCCTCGCGGAAGATCGTGCCGGCGATGAGGTCGCCGGTGTAGTAGGTGCCGCCGCCGGCCGGGGTGATCCCTTCGGCGGACGTGGCACCGGGCAGCACGATCACGCTGGTCGCGGCCGACGCCGGTGCGGCGGGCGCGAGCACCAGGATCGCCGCGGCCAAAGCCAGGATTCTTCGCATCGGGTTCCCTCCCTCTTCCGAGCGAAATCCTGCCACCGATCGGGGCCGCCGTAACGGTATTTCCCGGCGACTGGCTACCGGGTACGGCGGTTCTTAGACTCGGCGCCAGTCACCGCCGACTTCAGGAGGCACCATGCCTGACGCGCCCGCACTGCCGAGCTACGCCTCGGGAACGTCCGAGGTCCCGCTGCTGGGAGACACCATCGGGGACAACTTCGACCGGACGGTGGCCGCCTTCGGGGACCGCGACGCTCTGGTCGACCGGACGGCCGGGCGCCGGTGGACCTACCGCGAACTGGCCGCCGAGGTCGACGCGCTGGCGTTGGGGCTGGTCGCGCAGGGCATCGGCAAGGGCGACCGGGTGGGGATCTGGTCGCCGAACCGGGCGGAGTGGACGTTCCTGCAGTACGCGACGGCGAAGATCGGCGCGATCCTGGTCAACATCAACCCCGCCTACCGCTCGCACGAGCTGGAGTACGTCCTCAACCAGGCCGGGATCCGGCTGCTGGTCGCCTCGGACAAGTTCAAAACCTCCGACTACCCCGCGATGGTCGAGGAGGTGCGGGAGAAGTGCGCCGCGCTGGAGCACGTCGTGATCCTGGGCAGCGACACCTGGCAGGCGTTGATGACCGCCGGTGGGGACCCGGGTCAGCTGAAGCATCTGCAGGCGGGGTTGTCGGCGGATGACCCGATCAACATCCAGTACACCTCCGGCACCACGGGCTTCCCCAAGGGTGCCACGCTCAGCCACCACAACATCCTCAACAACGGTTTCTTCGTCGGGGAGCTGTGCAACTACACCGAAGCGGACCGGGTCTGCATCCCGGTGCCGTTCTACCACTGCTTCGGGATGGTGATGGGCAACCTGGCCTGCACCAGCCACGGCGCCTGCATGGTCATCCCCGCACCCGCATTCGACCCGAAAGCGACCTTGGAAGCGGTGGCGGCGGAGCGGTGCACCTCGCTGTATGGGGTGCCGACGATGTTCATCGCCGAGCTGAACCACCCGGACTTCGCCAGCTTCGATTTGTCGTCGCTGCGGACGGGGATCATGGCGGGGTCGCCGTGTCCGGTGGAGGTGATGAAGCAGGTCATCGACCGGATGGGCATGGGCGAGGTGTCGATCTGCTACGGCATGACCGAGACGTCGCCGGTGTCGACGCAGACCCGCGCCGACGACTCGATCGAACGCCGCGTGTCCACGGTGGGGCGGGTGGGGCCGCACCTGGAGGTCAAGGTCGTGGACCCGGAGACGGGGTTGACGGTGCCGCGCGGCGAGCCGGGTGAGCTGTGCACGCGTGGCTATTCGGTGATGCTCGGGTATTGGGAGCAGCCGGACAAAACCGCCGAGGCGATCGACGCGGCACGCTGGATGCACACCGGCGACTTGGCGGTGATGGACGGTGACGGGTACCTCAACATCACCGGCCGGATCAAGGACATGGTCATCCGGGGTGGGGAGAACCTGTATCCGCGGGAGATCGAGGAGTTCCTCTACACCCACCCGGACATCCTCGACGCCCAGGTGATCGGGGTCCCGGACGAGAAGTACGGCGAGGAGCTGATGGCCTGGATCCAGATGCGCGAAGGCGCAGAGCCGTTGACCGCGGAGAAGGTCCGCGAGTTCTGTGAAGGCAAACTGGCCCGCTACAAGATTCCCCGCTACGTCCAGCTGGTCAAGGAGTTCCCGATGACGGTGACGGGAAAAGTCCGCAAGGTCGAGATGCGGGAGAAGTCGATCACCCTCCTCGGTTTGGAGAATGCTGCGGCGACCAAGCACGCCTAAACCACTCGGGACGTCCGCGCGTTGGCCCTTCGCGACTGTGCGAAGGGAGGGCAAGTGATGATCCTCAGCTGGGATTGGTGAGCTGCTGAACCCACGAGCGGTGGGGTGGGACACAAGGTTCGTACGCATGAAGGGCCGGGACGTCGGGCAACCCGCCGTTGGGACGCCACGGCGTCCCGGTCCGAAAACCCTATGCAGTCAACCAAAAGGGGATGTTTTCATGCGTACGATCCGCCGCACCATGGCCGCCGGGGCCCTGGCGCTGCCGCTGACGCTCGGCGCCGCCGGAATCGCTTCGGCCGACAGCTTCGGCAGCACCCAGGTCCAGGCCGGTCCGGACGGCGCAGCGACGCACTCGGTGCAGTCCGGCACCCACCGCGGGGGGAGCACCTTCCACGAGAACTCCACGGCCGCGGGCCCGGACGGCGTCGCGACCAGCGACAAGGCCGCGTCGGCCGACCGGCACGGCGGCAGCCAGTACCGCGAGAACGCGGGCACCGCGTCCAAGGACGGCGTGGCCACGCAGGACACCTCGGCTCGGACCGACCGTGACGGCGGTTCGCAGTACCGGCAGCACACCGGCTGGGCGGGCCAGGACGGCGCCGGCTCGAGCGACACCCACGCGAACACCGGCGACCACGACCGGGGCAGCGCGGGCGTTCTGAGCGGCACCCTGGACGCGATCGGCCTCTGATCCGCGGAAAATTCGTGAAGGCCACCTTGTGGAACCACAAGGTGGCCTTCACACACGCGCGTCACCCGACCGCGGCGGCCGCCTCGGCGATCGCCTTGGCGTCTTCCTCGCCGAACGTTTCCTCCAGGTGCTCCGGCGAGTAGTCCAGGTCGATCTGCTCCACCGGCATCCCGCGCGCCGACTCGATCGCGCCCAGCCGGCGCTGGGCCCGGTCCGCCGCGTACTGGATGATCTCCTGCGGGTCGTTG is a genomic window of Amycolatopsis lexingtonensis containing:
- a CDS encoding AMP-binding protein → MPDAPALPSYASGTSEVPLLGDTIGDNFDRTVAAFGDRDALVDRTAGRRWTYRELAAEVDALALGLVAQGIGKGDRVGIWSPNRAEWTFLQYATAKIGAILVNINPAYRSHELEYVLNQAGIRLLVASDKFKTSDYPAMVEEVREKCAALEHVVILGSDTWQALMTAGGDPGQLKHLQAGLSADDPINIQYTSGTTGFPKGATLSHHNILNNGFFVGELCNYTEADRVCIPVPFYHCFGMVMGNLACTSHGACMVIPAPAFDPKATLEAVAAERCTSLYGVPTMFIAELNHPDFASFDLSSLRTGIMAGSPCPVEVMKQVIDRMGMGEVSICYGMTETSPVSTQTRADDSIERRVSTVGRVGPHLEVKVVDPETGLTVPRGEPGELCTRGYSVMLGYWEQPDKTAEAIDAARWMHTGDLAVMDGDGYLNITGRIKDMVIRGGENLYPREIEEFLYTHPDILDAQVIGVPDEKYGEELMAWIQMREGAEPLTAEKVREFCEGKLARYKIPRYVQLVKEFPMTVTGKVRKVEMREKSITLLGLENAAATKHA